One Longimicrobium sp. genomic window carries:
- a CDS encoding FAD-dependent oxidoreductase, with protein sequence MKSSERSVSVWEATREQQEFPRLEGDASVDVCVVGAGIAGISVAYLLAKAGRSVIVLDDNAVGGGETGQTTAHLTSAMDDYYHVLEKVHGKDGARIARESHQGAIDAIERFAREEGIDCDFERVDGYWIPDPKKARGWLEKERDAAHRAGATDVEVVESVPGISGYSGPGLRFPRMGQFHVLKYLDGLVRCIQRDGGRIHTGNHVDKVEGGERPRVSGEGFSVSAGAVVVATNTPVSDFVAIHTKQAPYRTFVVAGRIPAGSVPHVLLWDTLDPYHYIRTQRIDGDPGHEWLIVGGEDHKTGHHDDADERYARLEAWTKEHFPMVEAFDLRWSGQVLEPVDYLGFIGRDPAGLENVYVATGDSGQGMTHGTIAGLLISDLVLGRPNEWESLYDPKRKTLSVESVKMWLEENVDVGFQYKDLLPTGGDVKSADEIPSGSGAILQKGLTKVAAYRDEHGVLHQRVANCTHLGCIVQWNSEEMSWDCPCHGSRFSPTGDQVLNGPAISPLRPYEEKAG encoded by the coding sequence ATGAAGTCGTCGGAGAGGTCGGTGTCGGTGTGGGAGGCCACGCGCGAGCAGCAGGAGTTCCCCCGGCTGGAGGGCGACGCGAGCGTGGACGTCTGTGTGGTCGGCGCGGGGATCGCGGGAATCAGCGTGGCCTACCTGCTGGCGAAGGCGGGCCGGAGCGTGATCGTGCTGGACGACAACGCGGTGGGCGGCGGCGAGACGGGGCAGACCACCGCGCACCTCACCAGCGCCATGGACGACTACTACCACGTGCTGGAGAAGGTGCACGGCAAGGACGGCGCGCGCATCGCCCGCGAGAGCCACCAGGGGGCCATCGACGCCATCGAGCGCTTCGCCCGCGAGGAGGGGATCGACTGCGACTTCGAGCGGGTGGACGGCTACTGGATCCCCGATCCCAAGAAGGCGCGCGGCTGGCTGGAGAAGGAGCGCGACGCGGCGCACCGCGCGGGGGCCACGGACGTGGAGGTCGTCGAGTCCGTCCCCGGCATCTCCGGCTACTCGGGGCCGGGGCTGCGCTTTCCGCGCATGGGGCAGTTCCACGTGCTCAAGTACCTGGACGGCCTGGTGCGCTGCATCCAGCGCGACGGGGGGCGCATCCACACGGGGAACCACGTCGACAAGGTCGAAGGGGGCGAGCGGCCGCGGGTCTCGGGCGAGGGGTTCTCGGTCTCGGCGGGCGCCGTCGTCGTCGCCACCAACACGCCGGTCAGCGACTTCGTGGCGATCCACACCAAGCAGGCGCCCTACCGCACCTTCGTCGTCGCCGGGCGCATCCCGGCCGGGAGCGTGCCGCACGTGCTGCTGTGGGACACCCTGGACCCGTACCACTACATCCGCACGCAGCGGATCGACGGCGACCCGGGGCACGAGTGGCTGATCGTGGGCGGCGAGGACCACAAGACGGGGCACCACGACGACGCGGACGAGCGCTACGCCCGGCTGGAGGCGTGGACGAAGGAGCACTTCCCGATGGTGGAGGCGTTCGACCTGCGCTGGTCCGGCCAGGTGCTGGAGCCGGTGGACTACCTGGGCTTCATCGGGCGCGACCCGGCGGGGCTGGAGAACGTCTACGTGGCCACGGGCGACAGCGGGCAGGGGATGACGCACGGCACCATCGCGGGGCTCTTGATCTCGGACCTGGTGCTGGGCCGGCCGAACGAGTGGGAGAGTCTGTACGACCCGAAGCGGAAGACGCTCTCGGTGGAGTCGGTGAAGATGTGGCTGGAGGAGAACGTCGACGTCGGCTTCCAGTACAAGGACCTGCTCCCCACCGGCGGCGACGTGAAGAGCGCCGACGAGATCCCCTCCGGCAGCGGCGCCATCCTGCAGAAGGGGCTCACCAAGGTGGCGGCGTACCGCGACGAGCACGGGGTGCTGCACCAGCGCGTGGCCAACTGCACGCACCTGGGGTGCATCGTGCAGTGGAACAGCGAGGAGATGAGCTGGGACTGCCCCTGCCACGGCTCGCGCTTCTCGCCCACGGGCGACCAGGTGCTGAACGGGCCGGCGATCTCCCCGCTCAGGCCGTACGAGGAGAAGGCCGGATGA
- a CDS encoding HAD family hydrolase produces MSRPKAAILDIDGTLIDTNDAHAHAWVDTCAEFGIQVPFAKVRPLIGMGGDKVLPELTGFAEESERGKEIKERRGAVFRERYLPSCRPFPGARELLERMTGDGLQLVVATSASKDDMGALLKAAGVADLIEAKTSSSDAEESKPEPDIVQAALDSAGCAPGEAVMLGDTPYDVEASTRAGVPCVALRCGGWWKDDDLAGAVAIYDDPAELLARYDESPLAG; encoded by the coding sequence ATGAGCCGCCCGAAGGCGGCGATCCTGGACATCGACGGCACGCTGATCGACACCAACGACGCCCACGCGCACGCCTGGGTGGACACCTGCGCGGAGTTCGGCATCCAGGTGCCGTTCGCGAAGGTGCGCCCGCTGATCGGGATGGGGGGCGACAAGGTGCTGCCGGAGCTCACCGGCTTCGCGGAGGAGTCGGAGCGGGGGAAGGAGATCAAGGAGCGCCGGGGGGCGGTCTTCCGCGAGCGCTACCTGCCGTCGTGCCGCCCCTTCCCCGGCGCGCGCGAGCTGCTGGAGCGGATGACGGGAGACGGGCTCCAGCTGGTGGTCGCCACCTCGGCCAGCAAGGACGACATGGGGGCGCTGCTCAAGGCGGCGGGAGTCGCGGACCTGATCGAGGCGAAGACGTCGTCGTCCGACGCGGAGGAGTCGAAGCCGGAGCCCGACATCGTGCAGGCGGCGCTCGACTCCGCCGGCTGCGCGCCCGGCGAGGCGGTGATGCTGGGCGACACGCCGTACGACGTGGAGGCTTCCACGCGCGCGGGGGTGCCGTGCGTGGCGCTGCGCTGCGGCGGGTGGTGGAAGGACGACGACCTGGCGGGCGCGGTGGCGATCTACGACGACCCGGCGGAGCTGCTGGCGAGGTACGACGAGTCGCCGCTCGCGGGGTGA